The Bradyrhizobium ottawaense genome window below encodes:
- a CDS encoding transglutaminase family protein, with product MRLRILHTTTYRYEPAATSVIQILRMTPGSHDGQYVAEWQIDVSTDTKLDTHEDAFGNVTHVLSCGPVGDIKITAEGLIETHDTGGVLRGTDERFPAGMFLRATDLTSVNPAMMAVARQLRSEAESDTLGFLHTLMTEIGDHMTFDEDPTNSGTSAAEAFTLKRGVCQDYAHIFIACARTGGVPARFVSGHFLRSDGTVHQDAGHAWAEAYVPDLGWVGFDPANSICATDAHVRVAIGLDYLGAAPVRGTRYGGGAETLAVAVKVEQAGRGGPSQSQSQRQS from the coding sequence ATGCGCCTGCGAATCCTGCACACCACGACCTATCGCTACGAGCCGGCGGCCACCAGCGTGATCCAGATCCTGCGCATGACGCCCGGCAGCCATGACGGGCAGTATGTGGCGGAATGGCAGATCGACGTCTCCACCGACACCAAGCTCGACACCCACGAGGACGCCTTCGGCAACGTCACCCATGTGCTGTCCTGCGGGCCTGTCGGCGACATCAAGATCACCGCAGAAGGCCTGATCGAGACCCACGACACCGGCGGCGTGCTGCGCGGGACCGACGAGCGTTTTCCGGCCGGCATGTTCTTGCGCGCCACCGATCTCACCTCGGTCAATCCGGCGATGATGGCGGTTGCGCGCCAGTTGCGCAGCGAGGCCGAGAGCGACACGCTCGGCTTCCTGCATACGCTGATGACCGAGATCGGCGATCACATGACCTTCGACGAGGACCCGACCAACAGCGGAACCTCGGCGGCGGAGGCGTTCACGCTCAAGCGCGGGGTCTGCCAGGACTACGCGCACATCTTCATTGCCTGCGCCCGCACCGGCGGCGTACCGGCGCGCTTCGTCTCCGGCCACTTCCTGCGCTCGGACGGCACGGTGCATCAGGACGCCGGCCATGCCTGGGCTGAAGCCTACGTTCCCGATCTCGGCTGGGTCGGATTCGATCCCGCCAACAGCATCTGCGCCACCGACGCCCATGTCCGCGTCGCGATCGGCCTCGACTATCTCGGCGCAGCCCCGGTGCGTGGCACCCGCTATGGCGGCGGCGCTGAGACGCTGGCCGTGGCCGTGAAGGTCGAGCAGGCCGGCCGCGGCGGGCCGTCGCAATCGCAATCCCAACGGCAGAGCTAG
- a CDS encoding alpha-E domain-containing protein, translating into MLSRTAENLYWLARYVERAEYLARTIDATLRVTALPAAYIGKTNEWDSALLTAGVAASFYQTYEEANEHNVVDYLSFSVDNPSSIRNCIEAARLNSRSVRTALTSEMWDTINSAWIELQAVWSKGTSTREDLAKFLRFVQETSLRFDGSAYRTMLRNDAYWFSRMGVHLERADNTARILDVKYHVLLPEEEHVGGPLDFYQWSSILRSVSALTAYHWVYRETLKPWLIADLLILNNTLPRSLASCYGNLVRNLDQIGVAYGRQGPAQRHARGIRNRLDHSNMNDIFQHGVHEFIQEFITDNSRLGEIITKQYLI; encoded by the coding sequence ATGCTGTCGCGTACCGCCGAAAACCTCTACTGGCTCGCCCGCTACGTCGAACGGGCCGAGTATCTCGCGCGCACCATCGATGCGACGCTGCGCGTCACCGCGCTTCCCGCCGCCTATATTGGCAAGACCAATGAATGGGACTCGGCGCTGCTCACCGCCGGCGTCGCTGCCAGCTTCTATCAGACCTACGAGGAAGCCAACGAGCACAACGTCGTCGACTACCTCTCGTTCTCCGTGGACAACCCATCCTCGATCAGGAACTGCATCGAGGCGGCGCGGCTGAACTCGCGCTCGGTCCGCACCGCGCTGACCAGCGAGATGTGGGACACCATCAACTCGGCCTGGATCGAGCTTCAGGCGGTCTGGAGCAAGGGCACCTCGACGCGCGAGGACCTCGCAAAATTCCTGCGCTTCGTGCAGGAGACCTCGCTGCGCTTCGACGGCTCGGCGTACCGGACCATGCTGCGCAACGACGCCTACTGGTTTTCGCGGATGGGCGTGCATCTGGAGCGCGCCGACAACACCGCGCGCATTCTCGACGTGAAGTATCACGTGCTGCTGCCCGAGGAGGAGCATGTCGGCGGCCCGCTCGATTTCTATCAGTGGAGCTCGATCCTGCGCTCGGTCTCGGCGCTGACGGCCTATCACTGGGTCTATCGCGAGACGCTGAAGCCGTGGCTGATCGCGGACCTGCTCATCCTCAACAACACGCTGCCGCGCTCGCTGGCCAGCTGCTACGGCAATCTCGTGCGCAACCTCGACCAGATCGGTGTCGCCTATGGCCGCCAGGGCCCGGCCCAGCGCCACGCCCGCGGCATCCGCAACCGGCTGGACCACAGCAATATGAACGACATTTTCCAGCATGGCGTGCATGAATTCATTCAGGAATTCATCACCGACAATTCCAGGCTGGGCGAAATCATCACGAAGCAGTATTTGATCTGA
- a CDS encoding circularly permuted type 2 ATP-grasp protein, with the protein MAVAFDEMNIPGGDLRPAYQELARWLKETPPEALEYRRQEAELLFRRIGITFAVYGEAESTERLIPFDVIPRIMSGKEWALLEKGLKQRVRALNMFLRDIYHGRDILRAEIVPDDLIFQNPVFRPEMNGQQVPHDVYVHIAGIDIVRVDANDFIVLEDNARTPSGVSYMLENREIMMRLFPDLFARHKVAPVERYPDELLSALRSVAPLSASGEPTVALLTPGVYNSAYYEHSFLADKLGIELVEGRDLIVKNNEVFMRTTEGVKRVDVIYRRVDDDFLDPLTFRPDSALGVPGLMSAYAAGNITLANAVGTGIADDKAIYSYMPDIVKFYLGEEPILKNVPTWRCREPKDLAYVLDHLSELVVKEVHGSGGYGMLIGPAATKATIEAFREKLKREPEGFIAQPTLALSTCPTCTASGLAPRHVDLRPFVLTGSKSTTIVPGGLTRVALKEGSLVVNSSQGGGTKDTWILDE; encoded by the coding sequence ATGGCAGTCGCGTTTGATGAAATGAATATTCCGGGCGGGGACCTTCGCCCCGCCTACCAGGAGCTGGCGCGCTGGCTCAAGGAGACGCCTCCCGAGGCGCTTGAATATCGCCGCCAGGAGGCCGAGCTGCTGTTCCGCCGCATCGGCATCACCTTCGCGGTCTATGGAGAGGCCGAATCCACCGAGCGCCTGATCCCCTTCGACGTGATCCCGCGGATCATGTCGGGCAAGGAATGGGCACTGCTGGAGAAGGGCCTGAAGCAGCGCGTGCGCGCGCTCAACATGTTCCTGCGCGACATCTATCATGGCCGCGACATCCTGCGCGCCGAGATCGTGCCCGACGATCTGATCTTCCAGAACCCGGTGTTCCGGCCCGAGATGAACGGCCAGCAGGTGCCGCACGACGTCTATGTGCACATCGCCGGCATCGACATCGTCCGGGTCGATGCCAACGACTTCATCGTGCTGGAGGACAATGCGCGCACGCCGTCCGGCGTGTCCTACATGCTGGAAAACCGCGAGATCATGATGCGGTTGTTTCCGGATCTGTTCGCCCGCCACAAGGTGGCGCCGGTCGAGCGCTATCCGGACGAGCTGCTCTCGGCGCTCCGCTCCGTCGCGCCGCTCAGCGCCTCGGGCGAGCCGACGGTCGCCCTGCTCACCCCCGGCGTCTACAACTCGGCCTATTACGAGCACTCATTCCTCGCCGACAAGCTCGGCATCGAGCTGGTCGAGGGCCGCGATCTCATCGTCAAGAACAACGAAGTGTTCATGCGGACGACCGAGGGCGTGAAGCGGGTCGACGTGATCTATCGCCGCGTCGACGACGACTTCCTCGATCCCCTCACCTTCCGTCCCGATTCCGCGCTCGGCGTGCCCGGGCTGATGTCGGCCTATGCGGCCGGCAACATCACGCTCGCCAACGCCGTCGGCACCGGGATTGCCGACGACAAGGCGATCTACTCCTACATGCCGGACATCGTGAAATTCTATCTCGGCGAGGAGCCGATCCTGAAGAACGTGCCGACCTGGCGCTGCCGCGAGCCGAAGGACCTCGCCTATGTGCTGGATCATTTGAGCGAGCTCGTCGTCAAGGAGGTGCACGGCTCCGGCGGCTACGGCATGCTGATCGGGCCCGCCGCGACGAAGGCGACGATCGAAGCGTTCCGCGAGAAGCTCAAGCGCGAGCCCGAAGGTTTCATCGCGCAGCCGACGCTGGCGCTCTCGACCTGCCCGACTTGCACCGCAAGCGGCCTCGCCCCGCGCCACGTCGATTTGCGCCCCTTCGTGCTCACCGGCAGCAAGAGCACGACCATCGTGCCGGGCGGCCTGACACGCGTCGCGCTGAAGGAAGGCTCCCTGGTGGTGAATTCGAGCCAGGGCGGCGGCACCAAAGACACCTGGATCCTGGACGAGTAG
- a CDS encoding competence/damage-inducible protein A — MSEIVTAGILVIGDEILSGRTKDKNIGFIAEYLTNIGIDLKEVRVVSDDEPDIIAALDALRHRYTYVFTTGGIGPTHDDITADSVAKAFGVGIDHHPEVVARFKERWSEQDLNEARLRMARIPDGAELIQSATILAPGFKIGNVIVMAGVPSIMQAMMDIVSPKLKSGVRMLSESVRANAREGDIGSPLRAIAAAHPDTIIGSYPFMDEEQKPNTNLVVRSRDADKLAAAMSAVKEMLAGLNITR, encoded by the coding sequence ATGAGCGAGATCGTCACGGCGGGCATTCTGGTCATTGGGGACGAAATCCTGTCCGGCCGGACCAAGGACAAGAATATCGGCTTCATCGCCGAATACCTGACCAATATCGGCATCGACCTGAAGGAGGTCCGGGTCGTCTCCGATGACGAGCCCGATATCATCGCTGCCTTGGATGCACTGCGGCATCGCTACACCTACGTCTTCACCACCGGTGGCATCGGGCCGACCCATGACGACATCACCGCCGACAGCGTCGCCAAGGCGTTCGGAGTCGGCATCGACCACCATCCGGAGGTGGTTGCCCGTTTCAAGGAGCGCTGGAGCGAGCAGGATCTCAACGAGGCCCGGTTGCGCATGGCCCGCATCCCCGACGGTGCCGAGCTGATCCAGAGCGCGACCATCCTCGCGCCCGGCTTCAAGATCGGCAATGTCATCGTGATGGCCGGCGTGCCCTCGATCATGCAGGCGATGATGGACATCGTCTCGCCCAAGCTGAAATCGGGCGTGCGCATGCTCTCCGAATCGGTCCGCGCCAATGCGCGGGAAGGCGACATCGGCAGCCCCTTGCGCGCGATCGCCGCCGCCCATCCCGACACCATCATCGGCAGCTACCCCTTCATGGACGAAGAGCAGAAGCCGAATACGAACCTCGTGGTGCGGTCGCGCGATGCGGACAAGCTCGCGGCAGCCATGAGCGCGGTGAAGGAAATGCTGGCAGGATTGAACATCACTCGTTAG
- the gpt gene encoding xanthine phosphoribosyltransferase: MAGEAPELSAQERAGRAFPVSWDQFHRDCRALTWRLNEVGPFHAVIAITRGGLVPAAIVARELGVRIIDTVCVASYDHDKQGDLQVLKGISEQAMKLGGGTGKGLLIVDDLVDTGKTGKLVREMLPDAHFATVYAKPKGRPLVDTFITEVSQDTWIFFPWDTALSYHPPLRDGAA; the protein is encoded by the coding sequence ATGGCAGGTGAAGCACCGGAACTGAGTGCGCAGGAGCGGGCGGGCAGGGCCTTCCCGGTCTCGTGGGACCAGTTCCACCGCGACTGTCGGGCGCTGACCTGGCGGCTCAACGAGGTCGGCCCGTTCCACGCCGTGATCGCGATCACCCGCGGCGGCTTGGTGCCGGCCGCGATCGTGGCGCGCGAGCTCGGCGTGCGCATCATCGATACGGTCTGCGTCGCCAGCTACGACCACGACAAGCAGGGGGACCTCCAGGTCCTCAAGGGTATTTCGGAACAGGCCATGAAGCTTGGTGGTGGCACTGGCAAGGGGCTGTTGATCGTCGACGATCTCGTCGACACCGGCAAGACCGGCAAGCTGGTGCGCGAGATGCTGCCCGACGCGCACTTCGCCACGGTCTACGCCAAGCCGAAGGGGCGCCCGCTGGTCGACACCTTCATCACGGAAGTCTCGCAGGATACCTGGATCTTCTTCCCCTGGGACACCGCGCTGTCCTACCATCCGCCGCTGCGCGACGGCGCGGCGTGA
- a CDS encoding methionine synthase produces the protein MLFPTTIAGSLPKPEWLAEPNMLWAPWKSQGDELLRAKRDATLIWLKIQEDAGIDILTEGEQARQHFVHGFLEKIDGIDFAHKVEMGIRKDRYKAMVPQVVAPLRLKGRVHAFEARAARTHTKRKLKFTLPGPMTIIDTIADRYYGDRVKMAFAFAELLNEEARALQADGVDLVQFDEPAFNVYMDEVNDWGIKALERAAQGLTCATAVHICYGYGIKANTDWKETLGSQWRQYEQIFPAIDASPIQQVAIECRNSKVPLDLLALLKNKIVQAGVIDVASDTVETAEDVVKVIDAVSKFVPKSNIIATTNCGMAPMRREIAEAKLMALGAGAALAREKLG, from the coding sequence ATGCTGTTTCCAACCACGATCGCCGGCTCCTTGCCGAAGCCGGAATGGCTTGCCGAGCCCAATATGCTCTGGGCGCCCTGGAAGTCGCAGGGCGACGAGTTGCTCCGCGCCAAGCGCGACGCGACATTGATCTGGCTGAAGATCCAGGAGGACGCCGGAATCGACATCCTCACCGAGGGCGAGCAGGCCCGCCAGCATTTCGTGCACGGTTTTCTGGAGAAGATCGACGGCATCGATTTCGCGCACAAGGTCGAGATGGGCATCCGCAAGGACCGCTACAAGGCGATGGTGCCGCAGGTGGTCGCCCCGCTCCGGCTCAAGGGCCGCGTCCATGCCTTCGAGGCGCGCGCGGCGCGCACGCACACGAAGAGGAAGCTGAAGTTCACCCTGCCCGGCCCGATGACCATCATCGACACCATTGCCGATCGCTACTATGGCGATCGCGTCAAGATGGCGTTTGCCTTTGCCGAGTTGCTCAACGAGGAGGCCCGGGCGCTGCAGGCCGACGGCGTCGATCTCGTGCAGTTCGACGAGCCCGCCTTCAATGTCTACATGGACGAGGTCAACGATTGGGGCATCAAGGCGCTGGAGCGCGCTGCGCAGGGCCTCACCTGCGCCACCGCCGTGCACATCTGCTACGGCTACGGCATCAAGGCCAACACCGACTGGAAGGAAACGTTAGGCAGCCAATGGCGGCAGTATGAGCAGATCTTTCCGGCGATCGACGCCAGCCCGATCCAGCAGGTCGCGATCGAATGCCGCAATTCGAAAGTGCCGCTCGATCTGCTGGCGCTGCTCAAGAACAAGATCGTGCAGGCCGGCGTGATCGACGTTGCCAGCGACACCGTGGAGACCGCAGAGGATGTCGTGAAGGTGATCGACGCGGTGTCGAAATTCGTGCCCAAGAGCAACATCATCGCCACCACCAATTGCGGCATGGCCCCGATGCGGCGCGAGATCGCCGAAGCCAAGCTGATGGCGCTCGGCGCCGGCGCCGCGCTGGCGCGCGAGAAGCTGGGGTGA
- a CDS encoding glutathione S-transferase N-terminal domain-containing protein, producing MIDLHYAPTPNGWKISIMLEELGLPYTVKPVDIRAGEQFSPEFLAISPNNRIPAIVDHAPADGGGPFSVFETGAILIYLAEKTGRFLAADLRGRSATIQWVMWQMAGLGPMLGQHGHFALYAAEKIPYAIERYRDEAARLYGVLDRQLEKTGAYVAGDYSIADIACFPWTMTHKAQGFTLDHYPNVKRWYAEVRARPQVQAGLAIGKFVKEPFDEESRKIMFGQRAKEVLGRK from the coding sequence ATGATCGATCTCCATTACGCGCCGACGCCGAACGGCTGGAAAATCTCGATCATGCTGGAAGAGCTCGGACTTCCCTATACGGTGAAGCCCGTCGACATCCGCGCCGGCGAGCAGTTCAGTCCCGAGTTTCTGGCGATCTCCCCGAACAACCGCATCCCCGCGATCGTCGATCACGCACCCGCCGACGGTGGCGGCCCGTTCTCGGTGTTCGAGACCGGCGCAATTCTGATTTATCTCGCGGAAAAGACCGGCCGCTTCCTGGCCGCCGACTTGCGCGGGCGTTCCGCCACAATTCAATGGGTGATGTGGCAGATGGCCGGCCTCGGGCCGATGCTCGGCCAGCACGGGCATTTTGCGCTCTATGCGGCGGAGAAGATCCCCTATGCGATCGAGCGCTACCGCGACGAGGCGGCCCGGCTCTACGGCGTGCTCGATCGGCAGCTGGAGAAGACCGGCGCCTATGTCGCCGGCGACTATTCCATTGCCGACATCGCCTGCTTCCCCTGGACCATGACCCACAAGGCGCAGGGCTTTACGCTCGACCACTATCCGAACGTCAAACGCTGGTATGCCGAGGTCCGCGCCAGGCCGCAGGTGCAGGCGGGGCTTGCGATCGGAAAATTCGTGAAAGAGCCGTTCGACGAGGAATCACGCAAGATCATGTTCGGCCAAAGGGCTAAGGAAGTGTTGGGAAGGAAGTGA
- a CDS encoding 2-hydroxychromene-2-carboxylate isomerase has protein sequence MIEFFFDCSSPWTYLAFHNIRPLAKELGVEIVWRPILVGGIFNTVNPSVYAQRETPVPLKARYMKKDLQDWSRSAGLAIKMPPTVFPVNSVKAMRGCIWLAADMVPFATAVFEAYWGEDKDISQDSVLAEICRKVGIDEPKFFAGIAEQAIKDQLKANTEEVVARGGFGSPTIFVNKTDMYFGNDRLPLIREALKRSKASAA, from the coding sequence ATGATCGAATTCTTCTTCGACTGCTCCAGCCCCTGGACCTATCTCGCCTTCCACAACATCCGGCCGCTCGCCAAGGAGCTGGGCGTCGAGATCGTCTGGCGGCCGATCCTGGTCGGCGGCATCTTCAACACGGTCAATCCGAGCGTCTACGCGCAGCGCGAGACGCCGGTGCCGCTGAAGGCGCGCTACATGAAGAAGGATCTTCAGGACTGGTCGCGGTCGGCTGGCCTTGCGATCAAGATGCCCCCGACGGTGTTTCCGGTGAACAGCGTCAAGGCGATGCGCGGCTGCATCTGGCTGGCCGCGGACATGGTGCCGTTCGCGACCGCCGTGTTCGAGGCCTATTGGGGCGAGGACAAGGATATCTCGCAGGACTCCGTGCTCGCCGAGATCTGCAGGAAGGTCGGCATCGACGAGCCGAAATTCTTCGCCGGCATCGCCGAGCAAGCGATCAAGGATCAGCTCAAGGCGAATACGGAAGAGGTCGTCGCGCGCGGCGGCTTCGGCTCGCCGACGATTTTCGTCAACAAGACCGACATGTATTTCGGCAATGACCGGCTGCCGCTGATCCGCGAGGCGCTCAAGCGCAGCAAGGCGAGTGCGGCCTGA
- a CDS encoding NADPH:quinone oxidoreductase family protein: protein MVRAVVCHSLGEPETLRLEEFPSRALKPGEVRVAIRAAGLNFPDVLMAAGQYQLKPELPFTPGMEAAGDVTELGAEAKGVSVGDKVIVKMRHGAFTDEAIVAPSQLTPKPSTFDYAEAATYLAGHGTAYHALIDRGRIEPGEVLLVHGAGGGTGLAAVEIGKMLGATVIATASSDEKLAIAKARGADHLVRYDREPFRDAVKRITDGRGADVVFDPVGGQVFEDSMRCIAWGARLLVIGFTGGIGSAKTNLLLIKGASVLGVRAGEAVRKNPALGEARLKALLQWAEEGKLRPNVSHRLPLEGYAKAMRLLMDRKAIGRVALMME from the coding sequence ATGGTGCGCGCCGTCGTCTGCCACTCGCTCGGCGAGCCCGAAACCTTGCGGCTGGAAGAGTTTCCGTCGCGCGCTCTGAAGCCGGGCGAGGTGCGGGTCGCGATCCGCGCGGCCGGGCTGAATTTTCCTGATGTGCTGATGGCCGCCGGCCAATATCAGCTCAAGCCGGAGCTGCCGTTCACGCCCGGCATGGAAGCTGCCGGTGACGTGACCGAATTGGGTGCGGAGGCGAAGGGCGTTTCTGTTGGCGACAAGGTCATCGTGAAGATGCGGCACGGCGCATTCACCGACGAAGCCATCGTCGCGCCGTCGCAACTCACCCCTAAGCCGTCGACGTTCGACTACGCCGAGGCTGCGACTTATCTTGCCGGCCATGGCACGGCCTATCATGCGCTGATCGATCGCGGCCGGATCGAGCCGGGAGAGGTGCTGCTGGTGCATGGCGCCGGCGGCGGCACGGGACTGGCGGCCGTCGAGATCGGCAAGATGCTGGGCGCGACCGTGATCGCGACGGCGTCCAGCGACGAGAAGCTCGCCATCGCCAAGGCCCGCGGCGCCGATCATCTCGTCCGCTATGACCGCGAGCCGTTTCGCGACGCCGTTAAACGCATCACCGACGGTCGCGGCGCGGACGTCGTGTTCGATCCCGTCGGCGGTCAGGTTTTTGAAGACTCGATGCGCTGCATCGCCTGGGGCGCGCGGCTGCTGGTGATCGGCTTCACCGGCGGCATCGGCTCGGCCAAGACCAACCTCCTGCTGATCAAGGGCGCCAGCGTGCTCGGCGTGCGCGCTGGCGAGGCGGTACGAAAGAACCCTGCGCTGGGAGAGGCGCGCCTGAAGGCGCTGCTGCAATGGGCGGAGGAGGGCAAGCTGCGCCCCAACGTTTCGCATCGCCTGCCGCTGGAAGGTTACGCGAAGGCAATGCGGCTCTTGATGGACCGCAAGGCGATCGGGCGTGTGGCGCTGATGATGGAGTGA
- a CDS encoding crotonase/enoyl-CoA hydratase family protein, producing the protein MAYETIKYEVAEQILTITLNRPDKLNAFNAQMQGELIDAFDAADKDDNVRAIIVTGAGRGFCAGADLSSGADTFDRDARRGPVKRFADGKVDYSDPQVRDGGGQVTLRIFKCLKPVIAAVNGPAVGIGVTMQLAMDIRIASDAARFGFVFSQRGIVPEAASSWFLPRIVGISQALEWCYSGRVFPAQEALAGRLVSKVVAPDDLLPTARALAKEFAAKTAPVSVALIRQMMWRMMGADDPMEAHKVDSRGIYARGRSDDVKEGVVSFLEKRPAQFKNKVSSDMPDYFPWWTEREYK; encoded by the coding sequence ATGGCGTATGAGACGATCAAATACGAGGTCGCCGAGCAGATTCTCACCATCACGCTGAATCGGCCCGACAAGCTCAACGCCTTCAACGCGCAGATGCAAGGAGAGCTGATCGACGCGTTCGACGCCGCCGACAAGGACGACAACGTCCGCGCCATTATCGTCACCGGCGCCGGCCGCGGTTTTTGCGCGGGCGCGGATCTGTCGTCCGGCGCCGACACGTTCGACCGCGACGCGCGGCGCGGCCCCGTCAAACGTTTCGCCGACGGCAAGGTGGACTACAGCGATCCGCAGGTGCGCGACGGCGGCGGCCAGGTGACCTTGCGCATCTTCAAGTGCCTCAAGCCCGTCATCGCCGCAGTGAACGGCCCTGCGGTCGGTATCGGCGTCACCATGCAGCTCGCGATGGACATCCGCATCGCTTCGGATGCCGCGCGGTTCGGCTTCGTGTTCTCCCAGCGCGGCATCGTGCCGGAGGCGGCCTCGAGCTGGTTCCTGCCGCGCATCGTCGGCATCTCGCAGGCGCTGGAATGGTGCTATTCGGGCCGCGTCTTCCCGGCGCAGGAGGCACTGGCGGGTCGTCTCGTCAGCAAGGTCGTCGCCCCTGACGATCTCCTGCCGACCGCCCGCGCGCTCGCCAAGGAATTCGCGGCGAAGACCGCACCGGTGTCGGTCGCGCTGATCCGCCAGATGATGTGGCGCATGATGGGCGCCGACGATCCCATGGAAGCCCACAAGGTCGACAGCCGCGGCATCTACGCCCGCGGCCGCTCCGACGACGTCAAGGAAGGCGTGGTGTCGTTCCTGGAAAAGCGCCCCGCGCAGTTCAAGAACAAGGTGTCCAGCGATATGCCGGACTATTTCCCGTGGTGGACGGAACGGGAGTACAAGTGA
- a CDS encoding amidase, whose protein sequence is MHKKSVEDAVTSLHDLSAVDLIAGYRAKQFSPSEVLEDLLTHVAAWEPHLKALYAFDPDDAREAAKASTARWTGGEPSGALDGVPVTVKDNIATKGVPVPLGAASVKLVPAEKDAPPAARLREAGAVIFAKTTMPDYGMLSSGLSSFHALARNPWDLSKNPGGSSAGAGAAAAAGYGPLHLGTDIGGSVRLPAGWCGLVGLKPSFGRVPIDPTYVGRVAGPMTRTVDDCALMMSVIAKPDRRDGMSLPAEPLNWKGAEKSPRKLRIGLMLDPGCGLALQKPVREVAVKAAKAFESAGSVVTEVDGILTREMLDGLDNFWRARMWDDLARLTPAEQAKVLPYIFKWGASGAKLSGVDVIRGFNQTMAIRAAASKLFCELDYVISPTAPNVNYPADWASPTNDPMKPFEHIAYTVPWNMSENPAISINGGFDAKGFPIGVQIVGRRFDDIGVLGMAKAFEGLRGPQRPWPKPPAN, encoded by the coding sequence ATGCATAAGAAGAGCGTCGAAGATGCCGTCACCTCGCTGCACGATCTGTCCGCGGTCGATCTGATCGCGGGCTATCGCGCCAAGCAGTTCTCGCCGAGCGAGGTGCTGGAGGATTTGCTCACGCATGTCGCTGCGTGGGAGCCGCATCTGAAGGCGCTCTATGCGTTCGATCCCGACGACGCACGCGAGGCCGCCAAGGCCTCGACCGCGCGCTGGACCGGCGGCGAGCCGTCCGGCGCGCTCGACGGCGTGCCGGTCACGGTGAAGGACAACATCGCGACCAAGGGCGTGCCGGTGCCGCTGGGCGCCGCCAGCGTCAAGCTCGTGCCGGCCGAGAAGGATGCCCCGCCCGCCGCGCGCCTGCGCGAGGCCGGCGCGGTCATCTTCGCCAAGACCACCATGCCCGATTACGGCATGCTGTCGTCCGGACTCTCCAGTTTCCACGCACTCGCGCGCAATCCTTGGGATCTCTCGAAGAATCCCGGCGGCTCCAGCGCGGGCGCAGGCGCTGCGGCCGCGGCCGGCTACGGTCCGCTGCATCTCGGCACCGATATCGGCGGCTCGGTCCGCCTGCCCGCGGGCTGGTGCGGCCTCGTCGGGTTGAAGCCGAGCTTCGGCCGCGTGCCGATCGACCCCACCTATGTCGGCCGCGTCGCCGGTCCGATGACCCGCACGGTCGACGATTGCGCGCTGATGATGAGCGTGATCGCAAAGCCCGACCGGCGCGACGGCATGAGCCTGCCCGCCGAGCCGCTGAACTGGAAGGGAGCAGAGAAGTCTCCGCGCAAACTCCGCATCGGGTTGATGCTCGATCCCGGCTGCGGCCTGGCGCTGCAGAAACCAGTGCGCGAGGTCGCGGTGAAGGCGGCGAAAGCGTTCGAATCCGCGGGCAGCGTCGTGACCGAGGTCGACGGCATCCTCACCCGCGAGATGCTCGACGGCCTCGACAACTTTTGGCGCGCGCGGATGTGGGATGATCTGGCCAGGTTGACGCCGGCCGAGCAGGCGAAGGTGCTGCCTTATATCTTCAAATGGGGCGCATCCGGCGCAAAGCTGTCGGGCGTGGATGTCATCCGCGGCTTCAACCAGACCATGGCGATCCGCGCGGCGGCGTCGAAGCTTTTCTGCGAGCTCGATTACGTGATCTCCCCGACCGCACCGAACGTGAACTATCCGGCGGACTGGGCCTCGCCGACCAACGACCCCATGAAACCGTTCGAGCACATCGCCTATACCGTGCCATGGAATATGTCGGAGAACCCTGCCATCTCGATCAACGGCGGCTTCGACGCCAAGGGTTTTCCCATCGGCGTGCAGATCGTCGGCCGCCGCTTCGACGACATCGGCGTGCTCGGCATGGCCAAGGCTTTTGAGGGCCTACGCGGGCCGCAACGACCCTGGCCGAAGCCGCCGGCTAACTAA